A region of Fusarium keratoplasticum isolate Fu6.1 chromosome 6, whole genome shotgun sequence DNA encodes the following proteins:
- a CDS encoding EH domain-containing protein, giving the protein MGSSMRWLAVAAVAACALFDNTNASDVPPQGPEPTAPARIRALRPLQGLFRREDGTVTETLDITVAPDTLCGFYTPSTTYSFTCSPGTSCMWENNKYNLAFCGIEDFKTACVGQADATDEDKCDDDCRRDPNIQFCTLDTQPFCFTIYMPNGIMKYPCHTAAGFSSMIFPDGAANFATSTMDVTIYEAATTKPSESTKESTAEESKDEKESDAETTKPKAAKTVTVGPTASSESESEKDASEDDGNEKGSGSKTNIGAIVGGVVGGIAVIAIVVLAIFLIRRRDKNKVQPVQQVQPPPQQQMQYPVMAQQQQMPYQGWQQTPPPQGFQQSPSPQGFHQTPSPQGFQQSPSTQTSVPGAVEAPDSNAVAVYELPDKRPHYASGTVASRSLKVKSPGGRLISAPPVAAAFIPASFQLRPSFFNFPAIDLQRRDLASYSSSDESQLFFLSYVIALSDALLHPSNALVILYPSPPSNVALTAMNPVASQTTGSSDAAAAALQGATLAFNKNKPAPPPSRRGNGPLTPSAGRPRSPVKPLAEQSTGESATGVEHNGATIAARLKQLGASPVQLHPGSAGKTDARSASFIAATLAASRSASPSPKVRTRASSHSGDVVDSGSIPPTGNLISMFEQARTGDPVKRASPKRSPVRAPRDSAESIPEEPVPYIDDTPTAKPKPKPKLKPKPRPVTPPPLAATIRAPEVLSPKPTRPPKPVLRPKTPPQIITRQATQVLSPPSPDPQKRKVKTKKSGPPTPPQPRGTNKPNVQSQNFVQKTRTVTPRHSAPQLAPRLSRPRPDPVEKRPSTPDSASSDDTFVSASSVQSPERLTPPTLPPKRRTAASTPSSPSREVRRHRPQSSSVTNLPLESLTSAIVAGSLASARLTPHNTGGSLAPQLPRRQKSPRMMQTLRQPAKASDEDLDRHKKKPLHKLHSSGKHSHHEGSRKKWREEITPRERKRYEAVWASNRGLLLDYPNSPLDAMDNDPSEYVVNVIAREIWKRSRLPADELAEVWDLVDRKGRGILGRAEFVVGMWLIDQRLRGRKIPAKVSDSVWGSANGMKVIKPRVK; this is encoded by the exons ATGGGTTCTTCAATGAGATGGCTTGCCGTGGCGGCTGTAGCAGCATGTGCACTCTTCGACAACACCAATGCCTCAGATGTACCACCGCAAGGACCAGAGCCCACAGCGCCGGCCAGAATTCGCGCTCTTCGACCTCTCCAGGGTCTCTTCAGACGCGAGGATGGAACCGTGACGGAGACACTCGACATCACTGTCGCCCCCGACACACTCTGCGGCTTCTATACTCCCAGCACAACCTACAGCTTCACTTGCTCGCCCGGCACGTCATGTATGTGGGAGAACAACAAGTACAACCTCGCCTTTTGCGGCATCGAGGACTTCAAGACGGCTTGTGTGGGGCAGGCTGATGCCACGGACGAGGATAAGTGTGACGATGACTGCCGACGAGATCCCAACATTCAGTTTTG TACTCTAGACACTCAACCGTTCTGCTTCACCATCTACATGCCCAACGGCATCATGAAGTATCCCTGCCATACGGCTGCCGGCTTCAGCAGCATGATCTTTCCCGATGGAGCAGCCAACTTTGCTACTTCAACCATGGACGTTACCATCTACGAAGCTGCGACGACAAAGCCTTCCGAATCGACCAAGGAATCCACAGCTGAAGAGTCCAAGGACGAAAAAGAGTCTGATGCGGAAACTACAAAGCCCAAGGCGGCCAAGACTGTGACAGTTGGACCGACTGCCTCGAGCGAATCTGAGAGCGAGAAAGACGCCAgtgaggatgatggcaatgAGAAGGGTAGTGGTAGCAAGACCAACATTGGTGCTATCGTTGGTGGTGTGGTTGGAGGTATTGCAGTCATTGCGATTGTTGTCCTGGCCATTTTCTTGATCCGCCGACgagacaagaacaaggtACAGCCTGTGCAACAGGTTCAACCTCCTCCCCAGCAACAGATGCAATATCCCGTCATggcccagcagcaacaaaTGCCTTATCAGGGATGGCAGCAAACACCACCTCCTCAAGGATTCCAGCAGTCACCTTCACCTCAGGGGTTCCACCAGACGCCATCGCCCCAAGGATTTCAGCAATCACCGTCCACCCAGACGTCTGTCCCGGGGGCGGTCGAGGCCCCTGATTCAAATGCCGTGGCGGTATATGAGTTGCCGGATAAG CGTCCTCATTACGCAAGTGGAACTGTCGCTTCGAGGTCCCTGAAAGTCAAGTCTCCAGGTGGCAGGTTGATATCAGCTCCTCCCGTGGCTGCCGCGTTTATCCCAGCTTCATTCCAACTTCGaccttccttcttcaacttccccGCGATTGATCTCCAACGTCGAGATCTCGCATCTTACTCCTCATCCGACGAATCTCAACTTTTCTTCTTATCCTACGTCATCGCCCTCTCCGACGCTCTCTTACATCCATCGAATGCCCTCGTGATCCTCTACCCAAGCCCCCCATCCAATGTCGCCCTCACGGCGATGAATCCCGTCGCAAGCCAAACCACAGGCTCCTccgatgccgccgccgccgccctccaGGGCGCAACGCTCGCCTTCAATAAGAACAAgcccgcgccgccgccttcgCGAAGAGGCAATGGCCCCCTGACGCCGTCAGCCGGACGCCCGCGGAGCCCGGTCAAGCCGCTCGCCGAACAGAGTACGGGGGAGAGCGCTACTGGTGTTGAGCATAATGGAGCGACGATTGCTGCGAGGTTGAAGCAGTTGGGGGCGAGTCCGGTTCAGCTACATCCGGGTTCCGCTGGGAAGACGGATGCTAGAAGCGCAAGCTTCATTGCGGCCACGTTAGCGGCCAGTCGAAGCGCCAGCCCAAGTCCCAAGGTACGGACGCGTGCCTCATCGCACAGCGGCGATGTTGTCGACTCGGGGTCTATTCCACCCACGGGAAACCTCATCTCCATGTTCGAGCAGGCTCGGACGGGCGACCCCGTGAAGAGAGCCTCTCCAAAGAGATCTCCGGTTAGGGCGCCTAGAGACTCGGCCGAGAGTATTCCGGAGGAGCCAGTGCCATATATCGACGATACTccaacagccaagccaaAACCCAAGCCGAAACTAAAACCGAAGCCTCGCCCCGTGACGCCGCCACCTCTGGCTGCCACCATCAGAGCTCCAGAGGTACTATCGCCCAAGCCTACCAGACCCCCGAAGCCGGTGTTGAGGCCAAAAACACCACCGCAAATCATTACTCGTCAGGCAACTCAAGTCCTTTCACCTCCGTCACCGGATCCCCAGAAACGCAAAGTCAAGACGAAGAAATCAGGTCCGCCTACGCCGCCGCAGCCTCGAGGAACGAACAAGCCGAATGTACAGTCCCAGAATTTCGTCCAGAAGACGCGGACTGTTACACCAAGGCATTCAGCTCCCCAACTGGCCCCTAGACTTTCTCGCCCAAGACCCGATCCTGTAGAGAAACGGCCGTCAACACCGGACTCGGCCTCATCTGATGATACCTTTGTGTCTGCTTCTTCAGTTCAGTCCCCTGAACGATTAACTCCCCCAACTCTACCTCCGAAAAGGCGAACCGCGGCTAGTACACCGTCTTCGCCATCTCGGGAGGTCCGACGTCATCGCCCTCAGAGCTCATCAGTTACAAATCTCCCATTGGAATCTCTCACAAGTGCCATTGTGGCAGGTTCACTGGCATCAGCTCGTCTTACACCTCACAACACAGGAGGCAGCCTTGCTCCGCAACTGCCTCGACGACAAAAGTCACCTCGCATGATGCAGACTTTGcgtcagccagccaaggcATCAGATGAAGACTTGGATCGtcacaagaagaagcctctGCACAAGCTCCATTCTTCTGGGAAACATTCTCATCATGAAGGGTCGAGAAAGAAGTGGCGAGAAGAGATCACACCCCGTGAGCGGAAGCGATATGAAGCTGTATGGGCTTCTAATCGCGGGCTTCTACTTGATTATCCAAACTCTCCCTTGGATGCCATGGACAACGACCCTTCAGAGTACGTTGTTAATGTTATAGCTCGCGAGATTTGGAAGCGTTCGCGTCTGCCGGCAGACGAGTTGGCTGAAGTGTGGGATCTCGTTGACCGCAAGGGACGAGGTATTCTTGGACGAGCAGAGTTTGTCGTTGGCATGTGGCTGATTGACCAGAGGCTCCGTGGCCGCAAGATCCCGGCCAAAGTGAGTGACAGCGTATGGGGGAGCGCCAACGGCATGAAGGTGATCAAGCCCAGGGTTAAGTAG
- a CDS encoding HET domain-containing protein — protein sequence MWLINTDTLRLESVVNPETVEYAILSHTWEEEEVSFQEFQDLGFARTRKGFAKIEMTCLFAKSQGYRYAWVDTCCIDKSSSAELSEAINSMFRWYKDAQYCYAYLSDYHQTTVDSSFGRCRWFTRGWTLQELIAPRFLTFYSRDWESLGSKIELHEVISKITRIDSDVLLGERDISTIDVVYRMSWAAGRETTRAEDIAYCLFGIFDVNLPMLYGEGSKAFLRLQEEICQRVADLTLFAWKTDADEGAEIRGIFARSPNEFAYASSEGSMYRLYSGDVRVSNRGVIFDDMELLVVKGQGLFMPLNLFKETPDWTGAQGGIFLEKLPDGYARVKTDQLFQTKLDELDELEGRWLPPEQINVISWGSAATSLASSMIHVSTSGPFRIVNVCPRRQWDPYREAFIHTAQGMVELDVDLGNGQSCPLLVLFHLLGTEVVVQHDIVERKWASWSNAMASIGKADLRQIASRELAGHFYERGQDNLGEVEKIEDGWQVRLSRPSGHWPFN from the exons ATGTGGCTCATTAATACCGATACTCTGAGGCTCGAGTCTGTGGTGAACCCCGAAACCGTCGAGTATGCCATCCTCTCTCATAcctgggaggaggaagaggtctcGTTCCAAGAGTTTCAGGACCTTGGATTCGCCAGAACGAGGAAAGGATTTGCCAAGATAGAGATGACATGCCTTTTCGCCAAGAGCCAAGGTTATCGCTACGCCTGGGTCGATACTTGCTGCATCGACAAGTCCAGCAGCGCTGAGCTGTCcgaagccatcaactccatgtTTCGCTGGTACAAGGATGCGCAATACTGCTACGCATATCTCTCCGACTATCACCAGACCACCGTCGACTCAAGTTTCGGTCGTTGCAGGTGGTTCACTCGCGGATGGACGCTGCAGGAGCTCATCGCGCCCAGGTTTCTTACTTTTTACAGCCGGGATTGGGAATCTCTCGGCTCGAAGATTGAGCTTCACGAGGTTATTTCCAAGATTACAAGGATCGATTCAGACGTTCTGCTGGGCGAACGTGATATCAGCACAATTGACGTCGTCTATCGTATGTCGTGGGCGGCGGGGAGGGAGACAACAAGAGCCGAGGACATTGCGTATTGCCTGTTTGGCATCTTTGATGTCAACCTACCAATGCTCTACGGCGAAGGGTCAAAGGCCTTTTTGAGATTGCAGGAAGAGATCTGCCAACGGGTCGCCGACCTCACCCTGTTCGCCTGGAAAACCGACGCCGATGAAGGTGCCGAGATTCGGGGCATATTCGCGCGCAGCCCCAACGAGTTCGCGTACGCTTCGTCTGAAGGCTCCATGTACAGGCTTTACTCTGGAGACGTGCGCGTGTCGAACCGGGGTGTCATCTTTGACGATATGGAGCTCCTGGTTGTCAAGGGACAAGGGCTTTTTATGCCCCTGAACCTGTTCAAGGAGACGCCGGATTGGACCGGTGCCCAGGGGGGGATATTTCTCGAGAAACTTCCAGACGGCTATGCCAGAGTCAAGACCGACCAGCTGTTCCAGACTAAgcttgacgagcttgacgagcttgAAGGAAGATGGCTGCCCCCAGAACAGATCAACGTCATTTCCTGGGGGAGTGCAGCCACAAGTCTGGCCTCGTCTATGATTCATGTGTCCACTTCGGGCCCCTTCCGCATAGTCAATGTCTGCCCAAGAAGACAATGGGACCCATACAGAGAGGCCTTCATACACACGGCGCAGGGCATGGTAGAGCTGGATGTGGACCTGGGCAATGGCCAGTCCTGCCCCCTGCTGGTCCTCTTCCACCTTCTAGGAACCGAAGTCGTGGTGCAGCATGACATTGTCGAGAGGAAATGGGCAAGCTGGTCAAATGCCATGGCTAGCATTGGGAAGGCTGATCTCCGTCAAATTGCGAGCAGGGAACTGGCTGGCCATTTCTATGAACGAGGGCAGGACAATCTGGGAGAAG TCGAAAAGATTGAAGATGGTTGGCAAGTTCGGCTGTCTCGACCGAGCGGCCATTGGCCCTTCAACTAG
- a CDS encoding Glutamine--tRNA ligase, with amino-acid sequence MSDPVAEVTEGTVKLVLDEVTGEQVTRNELKKRTQKRAKKAAAQAAREQKAKDPKPAAAPKPKAQEPTQLDPDAMFKQGFLSDVYKERPVKPVVTRFPPEPNGYLHLGHAKAIAIDFGFARFHGGKTILRYDDTNPDEEEEVYFEWILKIIKWLGFTPADITYSSDNFQKLFDLAKELIKKEKAYVCHCNEAEIKLQRGGKDGKEGPRYRCKHAEQDVETNLQKFQDMHDGKYEPMAAFLRMKQDITSGNPQMWDLAAYRIPKKQKPHHRAPEWKIFPTYDFTHCLCDSFEGITHSLCTTEFILSRESYEWLNKTLEVYEPMQREFGRLNVSGTIMSKRALKKLVEGGIVRGWDDPRLYTLIAIRRRGIPPGALLSFVNELGVTTAKTLIQITRFEQSVRRYLENTVPRLMLVLDPVAVTIEDLEETQELDVPYSPKDPKFGNHKVRLTKTVYIDRSDFREEDIKGYFRLAPGKTVGLLNAPHPIKATSFEKDESGKVTSIKAVFDKESKPKTYIQWVPDGSIKLEVRVHSPLFKSDDPTSVEGGFLNDINPNSEVVYTDALIEEGFNEVRQRAPWPVTAGETSEDSGPETVRFQAMRVAYFAMDSDSTDDKIVLNRIVSLKEDSGKN; translated from the exons ATGTCGGACCCAGTCGCTGAGGTGACCGAGGGCACTGTCAAGCTGGTCCTTGACGAGGTGACGGGAGAGCAGGTCACGAGGAATGAGCTGAAGAAGCGCACTCAGAAGcgagccaagaaggcagCTGCCCAGGCCGCGCGGGAGCAGAAGGCGAAGGATCCCAAGCCCGCTGCcgcccccaagcccaaggcccAGGAGCCCACCCAGCTGGATCCCGATGCCATGTTCAAGCAGGGCTTCCTCTCCGACGTCTACAAGGAGCGACCTGTCAAGCCTGTCGTCACCCGATTCCCTCCCGAGCCGAACGGATATCTTCATCTGGGTCatgccaaggccattgccattgACTTTGGCTTTGCGCGCTTCCACGGTGGCAAGACG ATTCTTAG ATACGACGATACGAACCccgacgaagaggaggaagttTACTTTGAATGGATCCTGAAGATTATCAAGTGGCTGG GCTTCACTCCCGCCGACATCACTTACTCGAGTGACAACTTCCAGAAGCTGTTCGACCTtgccaaggagctcatcaagaaggagaaggcttATGTCTGCCACTGCAACGAAGCTGAGATCAAGCTCCAGCGTGGAGGAaaggatggcaaggaggGCCCTCGATACCGATGCAAGCACGCCGAGCAGGACGTCGAGACGAACCTCCAGAAGTTCCAGGACATGCACGACGGCAAATACGAGCCCATGGCCGCGTTCCTCCGCATGAAGCAGGATATCACCAGTGGAAACCCCCAGATGTGGGATCTTGCCGCGTACCGGATacccaagaagcagaagcctCACCACCGAGCTCCCGAGTGGAAGATCTTCCCTACCTATGACTTCACACACTGCCTTTGCGACAGTTTCGAAGGCATCACCCACAGTCTCTGCACTACAGAGTTCATTCTGTCCCGAGAGAGCTACGAGTGGTTGAACAAGACACTTGAGGTGTACGAGCCTATGCAGCGCGAGTTTG GCCGACTCAACGTTAGCGGAACCATCATGAGCAAGCGAGCACTGAAGAAGTTGGTCGAGGGTGGTATTGTCCGAGGCTGGGACGACCCTCGCCTCTACACTCTGATTGCCATTCGACGTAGAGGTATCCCCCCTGGTGCCCTCTTGTCCTTTGTCAACGAGCTTGGTGTCACCACTGCCAAGACTCTCATCCAGATCACCCGATTTGAGCAGAGTGTTCGCCGTTACCTTGAAAACACGGTGCCCCGTCTGATGCTCGTCCTGGACCCTGTCGCTGTCACCATCGAAGACCTTGAGGAGACCCAGGAGCTCGATGTTCCTTACTCTCCCAAGGACCCCAAGTTTGGCAACCACAAGGTCCGCCTGACAAAGACTGTCTACATCGACCGATCCGATTTCCGCGAGGAGGACATCAAGGGCTACTTCCGGTTGGCCCCTGGAAAGACTGTCGGTCTCCTTAACGCCCCCCACCCGATCAAGGCCACATCCTTTGAGAAGGACGAGTCGGGCAAGGTTACTAGCATCAAGGCTGTGTTCGACAAGGagagcaagcccaagacatACATCCAGTGGGTGCCTGATGGCTCCATCAAGCTGGAGGTCCGAGTGCATAGCCCTCTCTTCAAGTCGGATGACCCAACCAGCGTTGAGGGTGGTTTCCTGAACGACATCAACCCCAACAGCGAGGTTGTCTACACTGATGCCCTGATCGAGGAGGGATTCAACGAGGTTCGCCAGAGGGCTCCCTGGCCCGTTACCGCCGGTGAAACGAGCGAAGATAGCGGACCGGAAACCGTCCGTTTCCAGGCCATGCGTGTTGCTTATTTC GCCATGGACTCGGACAGCACAGACGACAAGATTGTGCTGAACCGTATTGTATCACTGAAGGAGGATTCGGGAAAGAACTAG
- a CDS encoding MFS domain-containing protein: protein MSTTTTAVELCEPIERTSRGPYMADTQHEADSSTDEILKASRLADSTVPDGGYGWVIVGSGAVMLWWALGTTYAWGVMQRALVEDGLSTPATLSFIGSLDAALMSALAIINSRLMRAIGMRNTAVLGVTVMGGSEILSSFAVKNLGALFFTSGVLMGTGVSLCSVVAFAVIAQWFSTKRGLANGLMFAGAGFGGATLSFAVDALIQRLNISWAYRILGLLTLATGLPAAWAIRERAPTHTPGFIEWKLFKSFTFDLVFLASAVGTFPLFVPPFFLPLYTKSLGFSSTTGAGLVAGFNLASAFGRIACGLACDKLGSLNTLFLSLILAAISMLAIWPTSTTLAPMIAFVLINGVSNGGFFSTMPTVVGNVFGSARVAMAMSMILTGWAGGYLMGAPIAGYLLEAYGGADAGLQAYRPAMFYAGSLALGSAGMVATVRLRKNRSPWARL from the exons ATGTCTACTACTACGACGGCCGTGGAGCTCTGCGAGCCCATAGAACGGACTTCTCGTGGTCCATACATGGCCGACACCCAGCACGAAGCAGACTCATCAACAGACGAAATCCTAAAAGCCTCCCGACTGGCCGATTCTACTGTCCCAGATGGCGGGTACGGCTGGGTCATTGTTGGCAGCGGTGCCGTGATGCTCTGGTGGGCTCTCGGAACGACATATGCATGGGGTGTGATGCAGAGGGcgctcgtcgaggatggctTATCAACGCCCGCAACGCTCTCGTTCATCGGGTCGTTGGATGCAGCTCTGATGTCAGCCCTCGCGATTATAAACTCGAGGTTGATGCGGGCGATCGGGATGCGAAATACGGCAGTGCTTGGAGTAACCGTGATGGGCGGGAGTGAGATTCTGAGCTCATTCGCCGTCAAGAACCTGGGGGCTCTATTCTTTACCTCGGGAGTGTTGATGGGCACTGGTGTCAG TCTGTGTTCAGTG GTTGCCTTTGCAGTGATTGCGCAATGGTTCAGCACCAAGCGTGGTCTTGCTAATGGCCTCATGTTTGCCGGAGCAGGATTTGGCGGTGCCACGCTGAGTTTCGCAGTCGATGCTCTCATCCAGAGGCTCAACATCTCGTGGGCGTATCGAATTCTCGGTCTCCTTACTCTAGCCACCGGCCTCCCGGCGGCCTGGGCTATCAGAGAGCGAGCCCCGACTCATACTCCAGGGTTCATCGAATG GAAATTGTTCAAATCATTCACCTTCGATCTGGTCTTCTTAGCCAGTGCGGTGGGAACGTTCCCTTTGTTTGTGCCACCCTTCTTTCTTCCGTTGTACACAAAGTCACTCGGGTTCTCGTCGACCACAGGAGCAGGGTTGGTGGCGGGTTTCAATCTTGCGTCGGCCTTTGGGCGGATAGCGTGCGGACTGGCTTGCGATAAGCTGGGATCCCTTAATACGCTGTTCCTTTCGCTCATCTTGGCGGCAATTAGCATGCTGGCGATATGGCCAACATCAACGACTCTGGCGCCCATGATCGCCTTCGTCTTGATCAACGGGGTGTCGAATGGCGGATTCTTTTCCACAATGCCGACCGTGGTGGGTAACGTTTTTGGCAGCGCACGGGtcgccatggcgatgagCATGATCCTCACGGGTTGGGCTGGCGGATATTTGATG GGTGCGCCCATCGCAGGTTACCTCCTCGAGGCGTATGGAGGTGCCGACGCTGGGCTGCAAGCATACCGACCAGCCATGTTTTACGCGGGATCTCTGGCTCTTGGGTCCGCGGGGATGGTTGCAACGGTTCGATTGCGCAAGAACCGGTCGCCTTGGGCCAGACTCTGA
- a CDS encoding Peroxidase, whose amino-acid sequence MKLSTIAVAALAAAPISEVAAHPGMGDTIREIKRIAARTTWGSSNTQNNKWGSSGSSSNGGSSWPGQSQNNGGQNSWNSGGSQSSGGSSWPSSGGSSSGSSQSGNGWSGDSFNSNQLLGDLRTLSDSSLTRVGSDIKKILQGSGNPESRDRYLGVPPMNTPRCKRDTCCVWKYISDELHTLFQGDSGRCSKWARYAVRMGFHDAGTWSTKTAAQGGGADGSIILAGELSRGENLGLQDMGKKYQEVYTKYHDNLGFDQVTYADLIQMGANIAAVTCPLGPRVRSFVGRQDSKKANPNNLLPNVNGNALYLINLFKDKTIGPDDLVALIGAHTTSQQNHVNTDRAGDPQDSTPGVWDVLYYKETIGNAPDRVYKFQSDIALSKHPLTQPAFEAFAGGNGAQRAWNVDYARAYVRLSLLGVNNINDLTECTKVLPQPIDGYKHRDGSRFSKWLQSDDNSWDSKKISQEVENGYTISTPDNKIPTKRGPWRKWW is encoded by the exons ATGAAGCTTTCTACCATCGCGGTAGCCGCTCTCGCGGCCGCCCCCATCTCCGAGGTTGCTGCTCACCCAGGAATGGGAGACACCATCCGTGAGATCAAGCGCATCGCTGCTCGCACCACATGGGGTAGCAGCAACACTCAGAACAACAAATGGGGTAGTTCTGGCAGCTCGAGCAATGGCGGCAGCAGCTGGCCTGGTCAGAGCCAGAACAACGGCGGCCAGAACAGCTGGAACAGCGGAGGAAGCCAGAGCAGCGGTGGTAGCAGCTGGCCCAGCAgtggcggcagcagcagcggtAGCAGCCAGTCTGGCAACGGCTGGTCCGGCGATagcttcaactccaaccaGCTCCTCGGCGACCTCCGCACTCTCAGCGACAGCTCCCTCACCCGCGTCGGCAGcgacatcaagaagatcctcCAGGGCAGCGGCAACCCCGAGAGCCGGGACCGCTACTTGGGAGTTCCCCCCATGAACACACCTCGTTGCAAGCGGGACACTTGCTGTGTGTGGAAGTACATCTCTGATGAGCTGCACACACTCTTCCAGGGTGACTCTGGTCGCTGCAGCAAGTGGGCTCGCTATGCTGTTCGCATGGGTTTCCACGATGCCGGCACATGGTCCACCAAGACCGCAGCCCAGGGCGGTGGTGCTGATGGTTCCATCATCCTGGCTGGTGAGCTCAGCCGTGGCGAGAACCTCGGTCTCCAGGACATGGGCAAGAAGTACCAGGAGGTGTACACAAAGTACCACGACAACCTCGGCTTCGACCAGGTCACCTACGCCGACCTCATTCAGATGGGAGCCAACATCGCCGCCGTGACATGCCCCCTCGGTCCCCGCGTGCGCTCCTTTGTCGGTCGTCAGGATAGCAAGAAGGCCAACCCCAACAACCTCCTCCCCAACGTCAATGGCAACGCTCTatacctcatcaacctcttcaaaGACAAGACTATCGGCCCTGATGATCTGGTCGCCCTCATCGGCGCCCACACAACCTCTCAGCAGAACCACGTCAACACCGACCGTGCTGGTGATCCCCAGGACAGCACCCCCGGTGTGTGGGATGTCCTCTACTACAAGGAGACCATCGGAAACGCTCCCGACCGCGTCTACAAGTTCCAGAGTGACATTGCCCTCTCTAAGCACCCCCTGACCCAGCCCGCCTTTGAAGCCTTTGCCGGTGGAAACGGAGCCCAGCGTGCCTGGAACGTG GATTACGCCCGCGCCTACGTCCgcctcagccttctcggcgtcaacaacatcaacgacctcACAGAGTGCACCAAGGTCCTGCCGCAGCCCATCGACGGCTACAAGCACCGCGACGGCAGCCGGTTCAGCAAGTGGCTCCAGAGCGATGACAATTCGTGGGACTCGAAGAAGATCTCGCAGGAGGTTGAGAACGGATACACCATCTCGACGCCCGACAACAAGATCCCTACCAAGCGTGGGCCCTGGCGCAAGTGGTGGTGA
- a CDS encoding Zn(2)-C6 fungal-type domain-containing protein, giving the protein MKRLGYKKSRKGCLRCKQRRVKCDEKVPCTACCRHGVPCSLEGSGSVTPEVPSGRDRVPARQQPSSSRSSSERSKEQNTPPTSDLFSCFSHFQSEAANNPQDPGWISDIELTHHYTANAHRTLYSPCCHAYNALQNDVPREGFSHPFLLHQLLAFSALHLAFLKPESRNRYLIQASQHQGVAISTMNSLLAKPLPSSEFHAMYATSIFVAISAFGTYPSCDRYQESFRPIDGLVDIFILIRGMNILLRSSGEELRSGPLKGLLSGCNCPPFENIGRLDTVASKLGDLLPAVQDQLPLLDTEDGQLCVDTIAGFIETISMVTSNPKSAPTPELRVIFAWPMGLSSTFLSLLRNCEPLALAILSYYCVLLHSREPKYWFLQGWTNALMKVVVAKVVGTRWEGLIQWPLQVMRENETATGTVEEHPESRAAQEVTYPIC; this is encoded by the exons ATGAAGCGGCTCGGGTATAAGAAATCCCGTAAGGGTTGTTTACGGTGTAAACAGCGAAGAGTCAAG TGTGACGAAAAGGTCCCCTGCACTGCGTGTTGCAGACACGGCGTGCCCTGCAGCCTCGAGGGGTCAGGCTCTGTTACCCCTGAGGTCCCATCGGGTCGAGACCGTGTGCCAGCTAGACAG CAACCGTCTTCCTCTAGGTCTTCTTCTGAGAGGAGCAAGGAGCAGAATACACCGCCCACATCTGACTTGTTTTCATGCTTTTCACATTTCCAATCCGAGGCCGCAAACAACCCACAAGATCCAGGTTGGATATCAGATATCGAACTAACACATCACTACACGGCCAACGCCCATCGGACTCTATACTCACCATGTTGCCACGCATACAACGCGCTCCAAAACGATGTCCCAAGAGAAGGCTTCTCCCATCCCTttctcctccaccaactCCTCGCTTTCTCCGCCCTCCACCTAGCCTTCTTGAAACCAGAGTCTCGCAACAGATATCTCATCCAGGCCTCGCAGCACCAAGGCGTGGCCATCAGCACCATGAACTCGCTCTTGGCAAAGCCTCTGCCATCGAGTGAATTCCACGCCATGTATGCAACTTCGATCTTTGTCGCCATAAGCGCTTTTGGCACCTATCCCAGCTGCGATAGGTATCAAGAGTCTTTCCGTCCCATCGATGGCTTGGTCGACATattcatcctcatccgcgGCATGAACATTCTCCTCCGCTCATCTGGTGAGGAGTTGCGAAGCGGACCCTTGAAGGGTTTACTGAGCGGGTGCAATTGTCCACCCTTTGAGAACATTGGCCGCCTTGATACGGTGGCTTCCAAGCTAGGAGATCTCCTACCAGCTGTACAAGACCAATTACCCTTGCTCGACACTGAAGATGGACAGCTCTGTGTAGACACCATCGCCGGGTTCATTGAAACCATCTCGATGGTCACCAGCAACCCCAAGTCGGCGCCAACACCCGAGCTGAGGGTCATCTTTGCCTGGCCCATGGGACTCTCAAGCACCTTTCTATCACTCTTGAGAAACTGCGAGCCACTGGCCCTGGCAATCCTTTCTTACTACTGCGTGCTGCTTCACTCGCGAGAACCAAAGTACTGGTTTCTCCAAGGCTGGACGAACGCGCTGATGAAGGTTGTGGTGGCAAAAGTGGTTGGTACACGGTGGGAGGGACTGATACAATGGCCATTGCAAGTGATGAGAGAAAATGAGACGGCTACGGGGACTGTAGAGGAGCACCCGGAGTCTCGCGCCGCCCAAGAGGTAACGTATCCCATATGTTGA